Proteins encoded together in one Janthinobacterium tructae window:
- a CDS encoding response regulator has product MNTVSNQASREHNEAGLAPLRVLLLDDDVFMLDVLSDMLEQMGPFDIRCESHSEQALSALKQHQPDLLICDLSMPDIDGIEFLRMAADNGFRGGVVLLSGLHSAVRLAAERLAVANGLHILGTFRKPMESAELQLMVNLQLQHTARLASVQA; this is encoded by the coding sequence ATGAATACTGTATCAAACCAAGCAAGCCGGGAACACAATGAAGCAGGTCTGGCGCCGTTGCGCGTGCTGCTGCTGGACGATGATGTCTTCATGCTCGACGTGCTCAGCGACATGCTCGAACAAATGGGCCCATTCGACATCCGCTGCGAGTCGCACAGCGAACAGGCGCTGTCGGCCCTGAAGCAGCACCAGCCCGACCTGCTGATCTGCGACCTGTCCATGCCCGACATCGACGGCATCGAATTTCTGCGCATGGCGGCTGACAATGGCTTCCGCGGCGGCGTAGTGTTGCTGTCGGGCCTGCATTCGGCCGTGCGCCTGGCAGCCGAACGCCTGGCCGTGGCCAATGGCCTGCATATATTAGGCACCTTCCGCAAGCCGATGGAAAGCGCGGAATTGCAGCTCATGGTGAACTTGCAACTGCAGCATACGGCCCGCCTGGCCAGCGTACAGGCCTGA
- the trxA gene encoding thioredoxin TrxA codes for MSENIKHISDASFEADVLKSDLPVLVDFWAEWCGPCKAIAPILEEVAKEYAGRIVIAKMDVDANQAVPAKFGIRGIPTLILFKDGVAAAQKVGAMAKGQLTAFVDSNI; via the coding sequence ATGAGCGAAAATATCAAACACATTAGCGATGCATCTTTTGAAGCAGACGTCCTGAAATCCGACTTGCCCGTCCTGGTGGACTTCTGGGCTGAGTGGTGCGGTCCCTGCAAGGCCATCGCCCCGATCCTGGAAGAAGTGGCCAAGGAATACGCCGGCCGCATCGTGATCGCCAAGATGGACGTGGACGCCAACCAGGCGGTGCCTGCCAAGTTCGGCATCCGCGGCATCCCGACCCTGATCCTGTTCAAGGATGGTGTCGCTGCTGCGCAAAAAGTGGGCGCCATGGCCAAGGGCCAGTTGACCGCTTTCGTCGACAGCAACATTTAA
- the rho gene encoding transcription termination factor Rho has protein sequence MHLSELKALHVSALLEMAIGLDIDNAARLRKQELMFAILKKRAKSGEQIFGDGALEVLPDGFGFLRSPDASYMASTDDIYISPSQIRRFNLHTGDSIEGEVRTPKDGERYFALVKVDKVNGESPEMSKHRILFENLTPLHPNEPLRLEREMNGQENITGRIIDLIAPIGKGQRGLLVASPKSGKSVILQHIAHAITANHPDITLIVLLIDERPEEVTEMQRSVRGEVVASTFDEPATRHVQVAEMVLEKAKRLVEMKKDVVILLDSITRLARAYNTVIPASGKVLTGGVDANALQRPKRFFGAARNIEEGGSLTIIATALIETGSRMDDVIFEEFKGTGNMEVHLERRLAEKRVYPAINLNKSGTRREELLIKPNELQKIWILRKLLYSMDEIEAMEFILDKMKATKNNAEFFDMMRRGG, from the coding sequence ATGCATTTATCCGAACTAAAGGCCCTACACGTATCCGCCCTGCTTGAGATGGCGATCGGTCTTGACATTGACAACGCAGCCCGCTTGCGCAAACAGGAGCTGATGTTCGCTATCCTGAAAAAACGCGCCAAGTCCGGCGAACAGATTTTTGGCGACGGCGCCCTGGAAGTGCTGCCAGACGGCTTCGGCTTCCTGCGCTCGCCTGACGCCAGCTACATGGCGTCCACCGACGACATTTACATCTCCCCCTCGCAAATCCGCCGCTTCAATCTGCACACCGGCGATTCGATCGAGGGCGAGGTACGGACCCCGAAAGATGGCGAACGCTATTTCGCATTGGTCAAAGTCGACAAGGTCAACGGCGAATCGCCGGAGATGTCGAAACACCGCATCCTGTTTGAAAACCTGACGCCGCTGCACCCGAACGAGCCGCTGCGCCTGGAACGTGAAATGAATGGCCAGGAAAACATCACCGGCCGTATCATCGACCTGATCGCCCCGATCGGCAAAGGCCAGCGCGGCTTGCTGGTGGCATCGCCGAAGTCCGGCAAATCGGTGATCCTGCAGCACATCGCGCATGCGATCACGGCCAATCACCCGGATATCACGCTGATCGTGCTGCTGATCGACGAACGTCCGGAAGAAGTGACCGAAATGCAACGCTCCGTGCGCGGCGAAGTCGTCGCCTCGACCTTCGACGAGCCGGCCACGCGCCACGTGCAAGTAGCCGAGATGGTGCTGGAAAAAGCCAAGCGTCTGGTCGAAATGAAAAAAGACGTGGTCATCCTGCTCGACTCGATCACCCGTCTGGCCCGTGCCTACAACACCGTCATCCCTGCCTCGGGCAAGGTCCTGACCGGTGGTGTCGACGCCAACGCGCTGCAACGTCCAAAACGCTTCTTTGGCGCCGCGCGCAATATCGAAGAAGGCGGCTCGCTGACCATCATCGCCACGGCGCTGATCGAAACGGGTTCGCGCATGGATGACGTGATCTTTGAAGAATTCAAGGGTACCGGCAATATGGAAGTGCATCTGGAACGCCGTCTGGCTGAAAAACGCGTCTATCCGGCAATTAACCTGAACAAATCGGGTACCCGCCGCGAAGAACTGCTGATCAAGCCGAACGAACTGCAAAAAATCTGGATCCTGCGCAAGTTGCTGTACTCGATGGACGAGATCGAGGCGATGGAGTTCATTCTGGACAAGATGAAGGCGACCAAAAACAACGCCGAGTTCTTCGACATGATGCGCCGAGGGGGGTAA
- a CDS encoding type B 50S ribosomal protein L31 translates to MKVDTHPEYREVVFHDLSCDFKFVTRSTIQTREKITHDGKEYPLVKIEVSAESHPFFTGKHKIVDTAGRVEKFRQKFGTVGSKTAVAAG, encoded by the coding sequence ATGAAAGTCGATACCCATCCAGAATACCGCGAAGTTGTTTTCCACGATCTGTCGTGCGATTTCAAATTCGTTACCCGCTCGACCATCCAAACCCGCGAAAAAATCACCCACGACGGTAAAGAATACCCACTGGTGAAGATCGAGGTTTCGGCTGAATCGCACCCATTCTTCACGGGCAAGCACAAAATCGTCGATACCGCTGGTCGCGTCGAGAAGTTCCGTCAGAAGTTCGGTACCGTTGGTTCGAAAACCGCAGTCGCAGCAGGCTGA
- a CDS encoding ArnT family glycosyltransferase — protein sequence MKPVRLPAAATLALPRWALFALGLLYILPGLIGREPWKNDDAASFGIMWTMAHGGLNDWLWPNVAGLSWPEEGPLAFWLGAIFIKLFGWIDGDVFGARMSTIGIFVVSTLSVWYTAFNLGRRNDAQPLRLAFGGQPEPDDFGRTLADAAVLIYLGCLGLLQHSHDITAEALHVSLMAYMLYRAVRYVEGASMRNAALLGLALGGLTLTRGWITPAALSIALLLCTVFLRLPLLRSVRHLALAVLVAIALTLVWLLPGELLQPYGHSPLQAWIEWNGRQLSAPSLKSLQYFLRVGIWFFWPAWPFAAWAVYAWRRQHHVLHIVVPLTFVAMLALLGLCHPDPEPSQLLPLLPPLAVMAAFGLLTMKRGAINAIDWFSVMVLTICALVLWLFWFAILTGWPPQQAHNALKLVPGFKPELELLAFFVAAGVTAGWIALVHWRISRQPAVLWRAVVLSSGGLILIWVLIMTLFLPPLNYSKSYASVAHQISVHLPPGSKCINSNVGAAQRASFAYYGHLPFASVEQQQCDVFLLQDSIKVPDSKEQLPEHHGADWIKLWEGRRPTDNVERFRLYQRVR from the coding sequence ATGAAGCCAGTCCGCCTTCCCGCCGCTGCCACACTCGCGCTGCCACGATGGGCCTTGTTTGCGCTTGGCCTGCTGTACATCCTGCCTGGCCTGATCGGCCGCGAACCGTGGAAGAACGATGATGCCGCCAGTTTCGGCATCATGTGGACCATGGCACATGGCGGCCTGAACGACTGGCTGTGGCCCAACGTGGCCGGCTTGTCCTGGCCCGAGGAAGGCCCGCTGGCCTTCTGGCTGGGCGCCATTTTCATCAAACTGTTCGGCTGGATCGACGGCGACGTCTTCGGCGCACGCATGTCGACCATCGGCATCTTCGTCGTCAGCACCCTGTCCGTCTGGTACACCGCCTTCAACCTGGGCCGCCGCAATGACGCCCAGCCCCTGCGCCTGGCCTTCGGCGGCCAGCCGGAGCCGGACGATTTCGGCCGCACCCTGGCCGATGCCGCCGTACTGATCTACCTGGGCTGCCTGGGCTTGTTGCAGCACAGCCACGACATCACGGCCGAAGCGCTGCATGTGTCGCTGATGGCCTATATGCTGTACCGCGCCGTGCGCTATGTGGAAGGTGCGTCCATGCGCAATGCCGCCCTGCTGGGCCTGGCGCTGGGCGGCCTGACCCTCACGCGCGGCTGGATCACGCCGGCGGCGCTGAGCATCGCCCTGCTGCTGTGCACCGTCTTCCTGCGCCTGCCGCTGCTGCGCAGCGTGCGCCACCTGGCGCTGGCCGTGCTCGTGGCCATCGCACTGACCCTGGTCTGGCTGTTGCCGGGCGAACTGCTGCAACCATACGGCCATTCGCCGCTGCAGGCATGGATAGAGTGGAATGGCCGCCAGTTAAGCGCCCCGAGCCTGAAAAGCCTGCAATATTTCTTGCGTGTCGGCATCTGGTTCTTCTGGCCCGCCTGGCCATTCGCCGCCTGGGCCGTGTATGCCTGGCGCCGCCAGCACCACGTGCTGCACATCGTCGTGCCGCTGACCTTTGTCGCCATGCTGGCCCTCCTGGGCCTGTGCCACCCCGATCCCGAACCGAGCCAGCTGTTGCCCCTGCTGCCGCCGCTGGCCGTGATGGCCGCGTTTGGCCTGCTGACCATGAAACGGGGTGCCATCAACGCCATCGACTGGTTCTCCGTGATGGTGCTGACCATCTGCGCCCTCGTACTGTGGCTGTTCTGGTTCGCCATCCTGACGGGCTGGCCGCCGCAACAGGCCCACAATGCACTGAAACTCGTGCCGGGATTCAAGCCCGAGCTGGAACTGCTGGCCTTCTTCGTGGCCGCCGGCGTCACGGCCGGCTGGATCGCGCTGGTACACTGGCGCATCTCGCGCCAGCCTGCCGTGCTGTGGCGCGCCGTGGTGCTGTCGTCCGGCGGCCTGATCCTGATCTGGGTCCTGATCATGACCTTGTTCCTGCCGCCGCTGAACTACAGCAAGAGCTACGCCAGCGTGGCGCACCAGATTTCCGTCCACCTGCCGCCAGGCAGCAAGTGCATCAACAGCAACGTTGGCGCCGCCCAGCGCGCCTCGTTCGCCTACTACGGCCACCTGCCGTTTGCCAGCGTGGAGCAGCAGCAATGCGATGTGTTCTTGTTACAAGACAGCATCAAGGTCCCTGACAGCAAGGAACAGCTGCCCGAGCATCACGGCGCGGACTGGATCAAGCTATGGGAGGGCCGCCGCCCCACCGACAATGTGGAGCGCTTCCGCCTGTACCAGCGCGTCAGGTAA
- a CDS encoding choice-of-anchor A family protein — MTFFASRTLSLISAAVFAFSCSASAQATVIDLGVANGYSAFIFGNIGSSNASGFTSVGGSLAAGGSIYLDGYSVGTNKKPGSAANTLVAGSNLNIGGGSINGKAVYGVSNANGSVTAPSWYPTGTFSKGNASTLDFAAAQQQLTTLSGDVAKLQSNGTVISQDGNMTLVGNVNADVNIFNIDASNLHNLTLNLSSLKSTASIIINGTAAEIIMSGGFDNFASFADRTLFNFANATTTSLQSAGINGSILAPNSAFSGSGDMNGTLIAKSVSSINYGHVSMNGSGFNTVNVSAVPEPGTWAMLLAGLGLLAFMRRRTPARAPQAQLA; from the coding sequence ATGACATTTTTTGCCTCACGCACCTTGTCGCTCATCAGCGCCGCCGTGTTCGCTTTTTCCTGCAGCGCCTCGGCCCAGGCGACCGTGATTGACCTCGGCGTCGCCAACGGCTACTCGGCCTTCATCTTCGGCAACATCGGCAGCAGCAACGCCAGCGGCTTTACCAGCGTCGGCGGCAGCCTGGCCGCTGGCGGCAGTATCTACCTGGACGGCTACAGCGTCGGCACGAACAAGAAGCCGGGCAGCGCCGCCAACACGCTGGTTGCCGGTAGCAACCTGAACATCGGCGGCGGCAGCATCAACGGCAAAGCCGTCTACGGCGTGAGCAATGCCAACGGCAGCGTGACAGCGCCATCGTGGTACCCAACGGGTACCTTCAGCAAGGGCAATGCCTCCACCCTGGACTTTGCAGCTGCCCAGCAGCAACTGACCACCCTGTCGGGCGATGTGGCCAAGCTGCAATCGAACGGTACCGTGATCTCGCAAGACGGCAACATGACCCTGGTAGGCAATGTCAACGCCGACGTGAATATTTTCAATATCGATGCGTCGAACCTGCATAACCTGACGTTGAACCTGTCCTCGCTGAAAAGCACGGCCAGCATCATCATCAACGGCACGGCCGCCGAGATCATCATGAGCGGCGGCTTCGACAATTTCGCCAGTTTCGCCGATCGTACGCTGTTCAACTTCGCCAACGCCACCACCACCAGCCTGCAGAGCGCCGGTATCAACGGCAGCATCCTGGCGCCGAACAGCGCGTTCTCGGGTTCGGGCGACATGAATGGCACCCTGATCGCCAAATCGGTCAGCTCGATCAATTATGGCCACGTCTCGATGAACGGCTCCGGCTTTAACACGGTCAACGTCTCGGCCGTGCCGGAACCAGGCACCTGGGCCATGCTGCTGGCCGGCCTGGGCTTGCTGGCCTTCATGCGCCGCCGCACGCCAGCGCGCGCACCGCAAGCGCAACTGGCCTGA
- a CDS encoding AMP-binding protein yields the protein MQAMSYVHGAHETPLIGETIGAYLDGVAARYGQHDALIVAHQNVRWTYAEFQQRVHRLAAGLLKLGLQPGDRIGIWSQNCAEWVLTQFATAKAGLIMVNINPAYRRSELEYVLDKVQCSALILSPSFKSSDYLAIVQDVVPEIARSRAGVLQSPRLPQLRHVIRLGAAATPGMHNFDAVMDGITDADMARLAEVSATLQFDDAVNIQFTSGTTGAPKGATLTHHNILNNGFFIGEAMRLTERDRLCIPVPLYHCFGMVLGNLACVTHGAAMVFPGEGFDPKAVLETVQAERCTGLHGVPTMFIAILDHPDFKQYDLSNLRTGIMAGSPCPMEVMARVIELMHMAEITIAYGMTETSPVSFQTAIEDPREMRVSSIGRVHPHLEVKIVDAEGRIVPRGEKGELLTRGYSVMQGYWGDPEKTNEAIDTARWMHTGDLAVIDENGFCSIVGRSKDMVIRGGENIYPREVEEFLYRHPSVLDVQCVGVPDAKYGEELCACIILRPGTQATSEDIRAFCDGQIAYYKIPRYVRFVEEFPMTVTGKIQKYLLRQQVATDLGLSAE from the coding sequence ATGCAAGCAATGAGTTATGTACATGGCGCCCACGAGACGCCGTTGATCGGCGAAACGATAGGCGCTTACCTGGACGGCGTCGCCGCCCGCTACGGCCAGCACGATGCCCTGATCGTGGCGCACCAGAACGTGCGCTGGACGTATGCCGAATTCCAGCAGCGCGTGCACCGGCTGGCCGCCGGCTTGCTGAAGCTGGGCTTGCAGCCGGGCGACCGGATCGGCATCTGGTCGCAAAACTGTGCCGAATGGGTGCTGACCCAGTTTGCCACGGCGAAAGCCGGTTTGATCATGGTCAACATCAACCCCGCCTACCGGCGTTCGGAACTCGAATACGTGCTCGACAAGGTGCAATGCAGCGCGCTGATCCTGTCGCCCAGCTTCAAGTCCAGCGATTACCTGGCCATCGTGCAGGACGTGGTGCCGGAGATCGCCCGTTCGCGCGCGGGCGTCCTGCAATCGCCCCGCCTGCCGCAATTGCGCCACGTCATCCGCCTGGGCGCTGCCGCCACGCCAGGCATGCATAACTTCGATGCGGTGATGGACGGCATCACGGACGCCGACATGGCGCGCCTGGCCGAAGTGAGCGCTACCTTGCAGTTCGACGACGCCGTGAACATTCAGTTCACGTCCGGCACCACGGGCGCGCCGAAGGGCGCCACGCTGACGCACCACAATATCCTGAACAACGGTTTTTTCATCGGCGAGGCCATGCGCCTGACGGAACGCGACCGCTTGTGCATTCCCGTGCCCCTGTACCACTGTTTCGGCATGGTGCTGGGTAACCTGGCTTGCGTCACGCATGGCGCGGCCATGGTGTTCCCGGGCGAAGGTTTCGATCCGAAGGCGGTGCTGGAAACGGTGCAAGCCGAGCGCTGCACGGGACTGCATGGCGTGCCGACCATGTTCATCGCCATCCTCGATCATCCTGACTTCAAGCAATACGATCTGTCGAATTTACGCACCGGCATCATGGCCGGCTCGCCGTGCCCGATGGAAGTCATGGCGAGGGTTATCGAACTGATGCACATGGCGGAAATTACCATCGCGTATGGCATGACGGAAACGTCGCCCGTGAGCTTCCAGACGGCGATCGAAGACCCGCGCGAAATGCGCGTGTCGTCCATCGGCCGCGTCCATCCGCACCTGGAAGTGAAAATAGTCGATGCGGAAGGGCGGATCGTGCCGCGCGGCGAGAAGGGCGAATTGCTCACGCGCGGTTATTCCGTGATGCAGGGCTACTGGGGCGACCCTGAAAAAACAAATGAGGCCATCGACACGGCGCGCTGGATGCATACGGGCGACCTGGCCGTCATCGATGAGAACGGTTTTTGCAGCATCGTCGGCCGCTCGAAAGACATGGTCATCCGTGGCGGTGAAAACATCTATCCGCGCGAGGTGGAGGAATTCCTGTACCGCCACCCGAGCGTGCTCGACGTGCAATGCGTGGGCGTGCCGGACGCCAAGTATGGCGAAGAGTTATGCGCCTGCATCATTCTGCGGCCTGGCACGCAGGCCACCAGCGAGGATATCCGCGCCTTTTGCGACGGGCAGATCGCTTATTACAAGATTCCCCGCTATGTGCGCTTCGTCGAGGAATTTCCCATGACGGTGACGGGCAAGATCCAGAAATATTTGTTGCGCCAGCAAGTTGCCACGGATCTGGGGCTGAGTGCGGAGTAA
- a CDS encoding DNA polymerase II yields MTGNAQQPPEQGFILTRHWRDTPAGTEVDFWLATDAGPRHVRLPVQTAVAFLPMEQREQAEVFLRGERHAELRPLSLCDFHQRPVLGLYCKQYRHLLKLEKQLRAHGVDVYEADIRPPERYLMERFITAPVSVKGETGQEVQLRPSPGYRPTLKLASLDIETTAHGELYSLALEGCGQRQVYMLGPPNGGDEVLDFDLEYCDTRAQILERLNTWMEEHDPDAIIGWNLVQFDLRVLKEHAERYQIPLRLGRGGAVMEWREHGGKQEHYFAAAAGRLIIDGIEALKSATWNFSSFSLENVAQTLLGEGKSIDNPYQRMAEIDRRFREDKPALARYNLKDCELVTRIFAKTELLTFLLERASVTGLAADRSGGSVAAFEHLYLPLMHRQGYVAPNLGDISGDNSPGGFVMDSQSGLYDSVLVLDYKSLYPSIIRTFLIDPVGLVVGTSGDEADTVPGYRGAQFSRMKHCLPTIVEQVWQGRETAKRERNAPLSQALKIIMNAFYGVLGSSGCRFFDPRLASSITLRGHDIMHRTRELITEQGYQVIYGDTDSTFVWLKTAHTDEEAGKIGRALVKHVNAWWERHLREEFGLENALELEFETHYRRFLMPTIRGSEEGSKKRYAGLVGKPDGSEQMVYKGLETVRSDWTPLAQQFQQELYRRIFQRAAYQDYVRDYVARTVRGECDALLVYRKRLRRPLGDYQRNVPPHVRAARTADAYNLAQGRPLQYQNGGWISYVITVAGPEPLETQRSPIDYHHYLTRQLQPVADAILPFLGDDFSRLVSGQQDLF; encoded by the coding sequence ATGACAGGCAACGCGCAGCAACCGCCCGAACAGGGCTTTATTTTGACCCGCCACTGGCGCGACACGCCCGCCGGCACGGAAGTCGATTTCTGGCTGGCAACAGACGCCGGGCCACGCCACGTGCGCCTGCCCGTGCAGACGGCTGTCGCCTTCCTTCCCATGGAGCAGCGCGAGCAGGCGGAAGTGTTCCTGCGCGGCGAGCGCCATGCCGAGTTGCGGCCCCTGTCGCTGTGCGATTTTCACCAGCGCCCCGTGCTGGGCTTATATTGCAAGCAATACCGGCATTTGCTGAAGCTGGAAAAGCAGTTGCGCGCCCACGGCGTCGACGTGTACGAAGCCGACATCCGCCCGCCCGAGCGCTACCTGATGGAGCGTTTCATTACGGCGCCGGTAAGCGTCAAAGGAGAAACAGGGCAGGAAGTGCAGCTGAGGCCGTCGCCTGGCTACCGCCCCACATTAAAACTGGCATCGCTCGATATCGAGACGACGGCCCATGGCGAGCTGTATTCGCTGGCCCTGGAAGGCTGCGGCCAGCGCCAGGTCTACATGCTGGGGCCGCCAAACGGTGGCGATGAAGTCCTCGACTTCGACCTCGAATACTGTGACACGCGCGCACAAATCCTCGAACGCCTGAACACCTGGATGGAAGAGCACGATCCCGACGCCATCATCGGCTGGAACCTGGTGCAGTTCGACTTGCGCGTGCTCAAGGAACATGCCGAGCGCTATCAAATTCCCTTGCGGCTGGGACGCGGCGGCGCCGTGATGGAGTGGCGCGAACATGGCGGCAAGCAGGAACACTATTTTGCTGCGGCGGCGGGACGCCTGATCATCGACGGCATCGAAGCATTAAAATCGGCGACGTGGAATTTCTCCTCGTTCAGCCTGGAAAACGTGGCGCAAACGCTGTTGGGCGAAGGCAAGTCCATCGACAATCCCTACCAGCGCATGGCCGAGATCGACCGGCGTTTCCGTGAGGATAAACCGGCGCTGGCGCGCTACAACCTCAAGGATTGCGAACTGGTCACGCGCATCTTCGCGAAAACCGAGTTGCTGACGTTTTTGCTGGAACGGGCCAGCGTGACGGGCCTGGCGGCCGACCGCAGCGGCGGCTCCGTGGCCGCCTTCGAACATTTGTACTTGCCGCTGATGCACCGCCAGGGGTATGTGGCGCCCAACCTGGGCGATATCTCGGGCGACAACAGCCCGGGCGGCTTCGTCATGGATTCCCAGTCGGGCCTGTACGACTCCGTGCTGGTGCTCGACTACAAAAGCCTGTACCCGTCCATCATCCGCACCTTCCTGATCGATCCCGTGGGACTGGTGGTGGGCACCAGCGGCGACGAAGCCGATACCGTGCCCGGCTACCGGGGTGCGCAATTTTCGCGTATGAAACATTGCCTGCCCACCATCGTGGAACAAGTGTGGCAAGGGCGCGAGACGGCCAAGCGCGAGCGCAACGCCCCGCTGTCGCAAGCGTTAAAAATCATCATGAATGCGTTTTATGGCGTGCTGGGGTCGAGTGGCTGCCGTTTTTTCGATCCGCGCCTGGCCTCGTCGATCACCCTGCGCGGCCACGACATCATGCACCGCACGCGTGAGCTGATTACCGAACAGGGGTATCAAGTGATCTATGGCGACACGGATTCCACGTTTGTGTGGCTGAAAACGGCGCATACGGATGAAGAGGCGGGCAAGATCGGCCGCGCCCTGGTGAAGCACGTCAACGCCTGGTGGGAGCGGCATCTGCGCGAGGAATTCGGCCTGGAGAATGCGCTGGAGCTGGAATTCGAGACGCATTACCGGCGTTTCCTGATGCCCACCATCCGCGGCTCGGAAGAAGGCAGCAAGAAGCGCTATGCGGGCCTGGTGGGCAAGCCGGACGGCAGCGAACAGATGGTCTACAAGGGCCTGGAAACGGTGCGCAGCGACTGGACACCGCTGGCACAGCAATTTCAGCAAGAGTTATACCGGCGCATCTTCCAGCGCGCCGCCTACCAGGACTATGTGCGCGACTACGTGGCGCGCACCGTGCGCGGCGAATGCGATGCTTTATTGGTCTACCGCAAGCGATTGCGCCGCCCCCTCGGCGATTACCAGCGCAATGTGCCGCCCCATGTGCGCGCGGCGCGCACGGCCGACGCCTACAATCTGGCGCAGGGCCGGCCGCTGCAATACCAGAACGGCGGCTGGATCAGTTATGTCATCACGGTGGCAGGGCCGGAACCGCTGGAAACGCAGCGCTCGCCCATCGACTACCATCACTACCTGACGCGCCAGCTGCAGCCGGTGGCCGATGCGATCCTGCCTTTCCTGGGCGACGACTTTTCGCGCCTCGTGTCGGGGCAGCAGGATTTGTTTTAG
- a CDS encoding enoyl ACP reductase FabMG family protein encodes MTEITSLRDIPQKNIFRKGDTFVLFGELFGRGYVNGLLDEARKAGMNIVGMTVGRRDENMALRPLNAEELAEAEANLGGRIINVPLMAGFDLDAPAGEPTPTALLADMTLKSWQEDKLDWAQIERCREAGIARFSASVAKAMAELDSLIPDGSNVYFAHTMAGGIPKVKVFLAIANRIYKGRGERFMSSRALLDSDLGKLILMNFDEVTANTLQHLIDGSAAIRARIEQTGGQVRYSAYGYHGTEILIDGKYQWQTYSNYTQGLAKMRLENVAKAAWEKGIKATVFNCPEIRTNSSDIFVGVELSLFPLLDALKKEGGGAWAEEQWKICQGLLEDGVSLQDLLDRIATYNGDATSVQFRNFAAWPMDNTPELADVMIGTSDDITKLHKDRKELITDHLSSLVLEGTGPLMFHAMSEPLAPVVWLNHDIIARQLNSVHN; translated from the coding sequence ATGACCGAGATCACGTCCTTAAGAGACATCCCGCAAAAAAATATCTTCCGCAAGGGCGACACCTTTGTGCTGTTCGGCGAGCTGTTCGGCCGCGGCTATGTGAATGGCTTGCTGGACGAAGCACGCAAGGCGGGCATGAATATCGTCGGCATGACGGTCGGCCGCCGCGATGAAAACATGGCGCTGCGCCCATTGAACGCGGAAGAGCTGGCCGAAGCCGAAGCCAACCTGGGCGGCCGCATCATCAATGTGCCGCTGATGGCCGGTTTCGACCTCGACGCGCCAGCCGGCGAACCGACGCCGACGGCCCTGCTGGCCGACATGACCCTGAAAAGCTGGCAAGAAGACAAGCTGGACTGGGCGCAGATCGAACGCTGCCGCGAAGCCGGCATCGCCCGCTTCAGCGCTTCCGTGGCGAAAGCCATGGCTGAACTCGATAGCCTGATTCCGGACGGCAGCAATGTGTATTTCGCCCACACCATGGCGGGCGGCATTCCGAAAGTCAAAGTCTTCCTGGCCATCGCCAACCGCATCTACAAAGGCCGCGGCGAACGATTCATGTCCTCGCGTGCCCTGCTCGACAGCGATCTGGGCAAGCTGATCCTGATGAACTTCGACGAAGTCACGGCCAACACCCTGCAGCACCTGATCGACGGCAGCGCCGCCATCCGCGCGCGCATCGAGCAAACAGGCGGCCAGGTGCGCTACAGCGCCTACGGCTACCACGGCACCGAGATCTTGATCGACGGCAAATACCAGTGGCAAACATATAGCAACTACACGCAAGGCCTGGCCAAGATGCGCCTGGAAAACGTGGCCAAGGCCGCGTGGGAAAAAGGCATCAAGGCCACCGTCTTCAACTGCCCGGAAATCCGCACGAATTCGTCCGACATTTTTGTCGGCGTGGAACTGTCGCTGTTCCCCCTGCTTGACGCGCTGAAAAAAGAAGGCGGCGGCGCCTGGGCCGAAGAGCAATGGAAAATCTGCCAGGGCTTGCTGGAAGACGGCGTCTCGCTGCAAGATTTGCTCGACCGTATCGCCACCTACAACGGCGACGCCACCAGCGTGCAGTTCCGCAACTTCGCCGCCTGGCCGATGGACAACACGCCAGAACTGGCCGACGTCATGATCGGTACCTCGGACGACATCACCAAGCTGCACAAGGACCGCAAGGAACTGATCACAGACCACCTGAGCTCGCTGGTTCTGGAAGGCACGGGCCCGCTGATGTTCCACGCCATGTCGGAGCCGCTGGCACCTGTCGTCTGGCTCAACCACGACATCATCGCGCGCCAGCTGAACTCGGTTCACAACTGA